The following is a genomic window from Natator depressus isolate rNatDep1 chromosome 17, rNatDep2.hap1, whole genome shotgun sequence.
TGGACTGTATCTGTATCTGGACAAGGAAACCTAGGGTCTTGGATTCTGCGGGGAGGAGTCCGAGGCAGAAAGTCTCTGCAATCTGACCTGAAtttcttgttttaataaaaacgaggagtccttgtggcaccttagagactaacacatttatttgggcataagccttcgtgggctagaacccacttcatcagatgcatggagttttAATGTTTTAACATTTCCTGCAAACCTGACAATCACGTTGTCTAACCCATCAGTCCTGCCAGCTGCCCAACGTGGCAGCTCACTCCAGCTCGGACGTTTTCATCCAtgattcctcttcctctcctggtCTCCAGTAGGTTTCTACCCAGCTGCCCTTCTGCCTGAGCCATTCTGCTCTGCATGGACCCTGCTCCAGTATTGTTTGATCTGCTGCACCCTCACAACCCTGACTGCCAGGGCTGCACTGTCTCCAGGCACCAGCCGGTAGTTGAGACTGACACTGCCTTGACTGTGCAGCTGAGGTCACACAGAGCTCCCACCAATGTGGGTCTGCATAGCTGGATGTCCAAAGAGGCTGACCACGATGGTTAGGACTCGCTTTTCTGGGACAGGAATGGAGGTAGAAGGATTCATGCTTAGAAAGTGAATGCACAAGGCATGTTCTTTGCAAACGCATCTGAGTGTGAGCGTAGTGGGACTCGCGGCTGTCGGGGAAGAGCTATAACGTACGTGTTCAGTGCAggagccatttctgagaacaaggtcTCCTCTGCAAACGCGGCTTGGTGCATGTACGGATCAGCACATGCTGCAGCTGGCCCCGCTGTGGAGTCTGGGGCTCACCCAAATTTACAGCCTATTCTGCCCCCTCCACTGAGCCCAGTGGTAACAGCGGGACCCAGAGAGGCAAAGAGGTTAATTAGGAGAATGCATTAGGATGTCATTAACATGGGAGGAAACATCAGCTCAGAGAGTTTGAATTCAGCCCCTCGGTTTCTGGCAAGAGGGAGCGGCCGTTTGGCCCTGCTGTCTGACTCATACAGAACCACACATCCTGCATCTGGGCGGGGAGACGAGTCTGTTCACTctcttcccagccagcccccttgCTGCAGCCTAGCGGGCTGTGCTCTGCCCCTATCAGATGCAGGCTTGGAGTGTGATTGCACCCCAGAACCTCATGAGGGTGACACCAAGGTACCCCTCCTCCCAGCGTTCCCAGGCTGAAACCCGGGGATGCTCAGAGGGCACTGTGGTCGCCCAGGGATGAGCCACAGTACTTCAAACTGAACTAAGGTTCTCAGCCTGCTTCCTGCCATGGCCATGCAAGCTGCCAGTCACAGCAGCTCCTACCCAGAATCCTTTACAACTGTTCCCATGCTGCAACAAGCTCAGGATGACAGTGCCCTGCCCTAGCCAGAGCTTCAGAGAATCCCCACGCACCTAGTGAGCCTGGAGACTGCGTGGAGGGGCCTGGACTCTGGATCCCAGCGCCAGGCTGAGTCTGCTATCTGAGTTGATTGCTGTGAAATTGAGCCCAAGGTCACTGTGAGCAGCACAGAGAACAGGAGTTCCCAGAAACACCCATCTCACCTGCACTGATGGAAGACAGGGGCTGCCTGGGTTGCATCCCTTCAGTGTAGCAGGCAGAGTTGCTATCTGCCTGCAGGGACTTTGCTGACCCTCCAGCCCACCCCTCTGTGGACTCCAAGGGCCAGAAACACAGTGCTGTTCTTCCCAGCCACTGGCCGGAGATGCGATAAGTACCGACTGCTCCAGTGCCCCCAGCCAGTGCTTGTACTGGACCTGCAATCCGCATTAGCCTATTGACGGCATGGTGCAGAGTGTGCGGCCcaccacacaccccacacactctGTCACAACCTGGCCAGATGCCAGTCTGCTGGGAGGGGACCTCACCACTTGTACGGGAGCTGCACCGAGCCCTGGCACTGTTTCTAGGGCTCACTCCCAGCTTCCAGTCTCTTGTCCAAGTCCTTCCTTAGGATGAGGGACCCCATAGTCCTGCTGCCCCAGACCCTGGAACGAGCCACCCTGGTTGCTTACACACGCTCTCCCAGCGCGCTGGGCTCCTGGTTCAACCCCTTCGGGGACAAGGGAACAGGGATGCAACGAGCTTCCTAACCACATCGACTTTACTCCAAGAGCACTAGAGAGCTACAGATCTTTGCAAATAACCAAAATCCTGACCCTCCATTTCCACCCCACCAATCTGATCTCTCACCTCCTGGGAGACCAAGGAGTGGTCAGCGTTTCTGGCTGGGGAGAgtccctcctgcctgccccccgccaGCCAGTGCCTCTAGAATGTCATGGTGCTTGGCTCCCCCTCCACAGCAATGCCTCCCACCTTAAATACAGTCTCTGTCTGTGTTTGCCATGTGGCCGGACTGAGAAAGTCCATCTCCTTTCCCCAGCCAGACATCTGCACAGACAATTCACTCTTCCTTGGGCCAGCCATCAGTTTTGATGGCCCCAGATTGCTTGTCACGACTTCTCAGTTGCAGTCATTCAGCTCTGCATCCAAAACTTTCCAGGGCTGGGCACCTGGTTGGACTGCAGCCTAACAGACCATGTTCTCATGGGCACCACCAGAACAGGGGGCAGGACAAGGACAAGGAGTCACAAAACAGTGGTGCGCACAGTTTGCTAGAACagatgcccccacccccatcacatgcTACACAGATCCTGGGTAGACATCAGGAGTGAGTCATGGGCACGAGCTGTGGGCCCCAGCAGGACATGCCCCAAGTAACCCATCCCTAGTCAGGGTGCTGGAAAGCCAGGAGGCTCTGTGATGTGGCAAGAAAGCCCCTGGACAAGCACAGGAGACCTGGCTGGGGAGCAAGTGTCACTAACAGAGGCTGCTCCCAGCTTTCATCTCGCGAAAGCCCCCCAGGGGCTCAGAGGCAGGTGAGAAGGGAAACAAGAAGCACAGTCAGGAAACGTGCCTGCAAAGCATGAACTTGAGAGCCTTTGAAGAAGGGCCTGGCTCGCAGTACCACAacggcctggagcagagagccaaAGCCCAGCAAACCTGGTGCTCTGGGGAGCTGGGATGGGGCTGACAGACAGAGAGGGCTTTGCTGAGGGTTGTAACCACCTGTGCCAGTCAAACAGACAGAACCAGCTGAAGAACATGAGCAGGAAGAGGAGAAGTGTAACTGCGTCTGTAGGCACCAGGGAAGCGTGTCCTTACACATTCCTGCTCGCAGTGGAGACGGAGATCACTGGGGACAGCGAATCATGGCCAATCCAGCTAACAGGCCAGGGGAAGGGAGTGTGGGACTCTGCTCAGGTGTGTGTTTATGTGTCTTTCTCCCATTAACTCCCGGATGAATCCAGACCACTTCCAGAGCATTAACAGAGCAGggcacaatgggcccttctgggtTCTGAGGACCCATGAAGGGGGTTTGAATCTGCTGAGCAGAGAGGTGGCTGGTGGGAGCTTTGCTGAGAAGATGGGGACAAgcctcatggggggaggggagtcaggTGAGGTGTAAACTCAGGAAATTCACTGCTGCTGATGTGATggtctgggatgggggaggagatcCCTTGGGAGATGGGTCTCTGGGCCATGCTTCCTCAGGGGGATCTGCGCGCTCTCTGGATCCAAGAAGATTTGTAAGGCTCTTCAGGCACGAGAACAAAGCAGTTCTTTAGTACCAGCTCTGTACGTATCTAGCCACACTATGGAGGGGCAGGGATCCTGGCAGCCAGTTGACATGAGAGACAGCATCCTGCCATCTGTGCCACCGGGAGGCATTCCACTGTCCGCAGAAACCTCTGTCCCTCCTGGGGCAAATACCAGTCTCTCAGTGCCATGTAAACGCTGATGGGTTCAGTCTCTGGTGACCCTGGCACTGCCATTCTCTTTGCTTTCACCCCTGCTTCTCTTTCTCCCAGGGACCGGATTGCCCGGATCGGGCTGGGGGTGATCCTGAATCTGACCAAGGAGCGAGACAGCCCCCAGGTTGCATGCAGCCTCTCGGGGATCCTGGAGCACATGTTCAAACACACTGAGGAGACCTGTTTCCAGCTCATTTCTGATGGGGGCCTGGACACCATCCTGTACTGGTGCCGCTGGACCGACCCCGTTGTGTTGCGTCACTGTGCCATGGCCCTGGCCAACTGTGCCATGTACGGCGGGCAAGCCAACCAGCGGCTGATGATCGAGAAGAACACAGCAGAGTGGCTCTTCCCACTGGTGTTCTCCAAAGATGATGAGCTGATCCGCCTGCACGCATGCCTGGCCATCACAGTGCTGGCCACCAACAAAGAGATCGAGAAAGAGGTGGAGCGGTCGGGGACCCTGGCGCTGGTGGAGCCCTTCATCGCCTCTCTGGACCCGGAGCAGTTTGCATGCGACTTGCTGGACAGCAGTGACAACAGTCAGGGAAGGACAGCAAAGGACCTGCAGCACCTGGTGCCCTTGCTGGACAGCTCGCGGCTGGAGGCGCAGTGCATCGCTCTCTTCTACCTGTGCATAGAGGCTGCCATCAAAGCCAGGCAGAAGAAAACCAAGGTAaggctgggtttggggggggggggggggaggattacCTGAGACAAgtagatggaggaggaggaggggcactGAGGTTGCATCCAAGCAGCCCTGCAGCCTCTGGGAAATGGGGCATTGCTTGCTCCCCCCGTGTGCTCACAGTTCTGCCTATTAGGGTACTGTTGTAGTTCTGAAATGCCCGTGTGCCAGGACTGCGTAGCATGACCCAGCGGGAAGGCACTAGGGGAAACAAGGATGTGATGGCTCCTGCTCCTCTGTGCCCAGATTTTCAGTGAAATAGGGGCTGCCCAGAGCCTGAAGAGGATAGTGTGTTACTCCACCAACACCACGGCCTCATCGCTGGCCAAGAAGGCTCTGCGCATGATGGGCGAGGAGGTGCCTCGACGAATCCTGCCCACTGTCTCCAGCTGGAAACCCATCGAGGTGCAGACGTGGCTGCAACAGACTGGATTCAACAAATACTGCCAGAGCTTCCTGGTAGGGCCATGCTTGTGGGGAAAGGGGCAGTGGAAAGGCCCCTTGCTGGGAACACACAAAGAACCCActgtgacgggtttggtcacagagacccccttgggactgtcacctgatgtgctgaaatgacctctgagcctgttttccctgatggcttgggactccagaaccccaCCTTGTTGAGCCGGACAcgccagcctgctgcaacacagacccaggtctggtccactcccccacagctgcaggctttaaccaaaactgctcagcaggtcacctctctccagcacccagctcccaatgggatccaaaccccaaataaatttgttttactctgtataaagcttatacagggtaaactcataaattgtccgccccctataacactgatagagagatatgcacagctgtttgctcccccaggtattaagcACTTACTccgggtttactaataaacaaaagtgattttattaagtataaaaagtaggatatAAGTGGTTTCAAGAattaacagacagaacaaattaAATGACCaaacagaataaaacaaaagacgcaagtctaagcctaatacattaagaaaccgaatacaggtaaatctcaccctcagagatgttccaataagcttccttCCCAGACTAGACTTCTTCTTAGTCTGGGACCAATCCTTTTCCCTGGTACGCTCCTTGTTTCAGCTCGGGTGGTAGCCAGGgtttttctcatgactgcagccccctttgttctgttccacatccttttatagctttggcacagggcgggaatcttttgtctctgggtccccacccctccttacaaatggagaagcatcaggtttaagatggattccagtaccaggtgacatggtgaCATGTCCTGGGAGTCCCCAAGTCTCCAGTCTTCCTGACCTGACTCACAgaaacacaggaaggcttacaagtaaacagagccatttacaaccaattgttctaGTTAATGGAAGCCATCAAGATCCTAAGCCACCatcaatggcccacactttgcataattacaataggaccttagagtaatacttcatatttctagctttagATACaggaatgatacatttatacaaataggatgaccacacctagtagattataagctttgtattgataccttacaagagatgttttgcataaagcatattccagttacactATAGTCACactcataagtatatttccaaaaaaagcatatggagtgcaatgtcacatcCACGCTGTAACCGTTTCTAATAAGGAACCCTATGGATACACCATCACCCAGAGCAATGGCCATTGCCACACCAGGGCAACATCTCCACCAGGCACCTTCAGCCTTGAGGAGAGCTGGATGGGACTAGGCCAGTGTCTTGTCTCACCAGTGCTGCAAGCCCCAGAGCAGGAGGCCAGCCCTCCATGCACACGCACTGCCGTCCCCGGGGAAAATCCCTGCCTGAACACAGCTGGGGCAACAGGCCACCGTGTGTCACCTCTCACCCAGACCCCAGAGCCAGAGCATGTTGGAATTGCGGGAGTGGGAGTCTGGAGGGAGAGGCGGTTGATGAGAAGTCCCATCTCTGGATGGCAAAGAGAATGGCTTAGGGCACTGGAGCTTCCCCATGAGCCCCCATGTGGGCTGCCACCATACACTGCATGACCGTCTCGTCCATGTCCCCGGCTGAGCCTCCTCCCTGGCTCAGGGCTCCATGTGCATTGTACAGCAGGCCTTGGTGGACAGCTCTGACATCTCCTCTCTTGGCAGGAGCATGAGGTGGATGGGGACTTGCTGCTGCGACTGACGGAGACAGATCTGCGGGAAGATCTGGGGATGGCCTCTAGCATCATCCGGAAGAGGTAGGACCCTTGTGTCCCAGAGGCAACACTGGGTGTGCTGGCCTCTCTCACAGCAGTCACTGAAAAGACAAGTGGGAGAGTCCAGGTCAAAGACCTTCGCCTCTCCCCTTCTTTCCCTGCTGTGACAGGAGCATTAGAGGCAGCTGCCTCTGACCTCACACTGGGAGAAGCCTGGGCTCTTGGGGCCTGTGCCCCCCTGTGACTCCATCCTGCTGCCAGGGAAGTTCTCACAGGGTGGCCAATGCCACAGGGAGTGgctggatgggatggggagaggctcTCCTCAGCACAGGAACTGGGATGGGGCCCTGTGTGCTACTCAGAAAGCTGAAGACTTACCCTGGGTTCTGCTTCCCTGGCTGCAGGTCCTGCCCCATCACATCTCAATGCAGAGATCTTCCACTAATCAATCAActatctgtctgtccatctctctCATGCACCCTTCACCACAGCATCTGGGAGCTCTTCTCTTCCCGAGTCCCTGCCTTACCCCGAGCCCCATCAAATCCCCTTGTGCTTACATCCGTTGACTTGCCAGGTTTTTCCGGGAGCTGACAGAGCTGAAGACATATGCAAATTACTCCACCTGCGATCGCAGTAACCTGGCTGACTGGCTGGGCAGCATTGACCCCAAGTTCCGCCAGTACACGTACAACCTGGTGACTTGTGGCATCGACCGCAACTTCCTGCACCGTGTGacggaggagcagctgcaggaggactGCTGCATCGATGTGGGCTTCCACCGCGTGCGCATTCTCTCTGCCGCCAGGGgtaaggccctgctcccttctcagCACAGAGGCCCTGGGGGCCAGTCTGGTCACTGGACCCAGCCAGGGCTGGTCAGATCACTGCGTCACGGTCCGGATGCGACTAGTCTGGCTGCCGGGTGACCGTTCAGAGATCACCATTAACTCTTCGCTGATATCCTCTCTCATATCTAGAAATGCTTCACTCTCCCCTGCCGTGCAGTGGCTGCAAATCCACCTCCGAGGGGCCCGACGTGTTTATCAGCTACCGACGGAGCACTGGCTCCCAGCTGGCCAGGTGAGTGCCGAGGGGTCGCCCCACTCAGACCCACTCCAGGGGAAGGCGTAATGGCCCCTGTTCTGCATCATGGTACTGATGACTTAGGAATGACCCGGGATCTCTCTGTGGACAGAGAGGGACAGCGGTGCAGGCTGCAGCCCCACTGGGCAGAGCAGCATCTGGAGGGGACAGTGCCTGAAGGCTCAGTGAGGGCAGAGCAGACTGGAAGGGGAATTCAgcccccaaaccccttcctgcttccctgCTGGTGCTGACTTGCACCTTCCTCATTCTACACCCCTGGTGGCCCAGTCAGAGGCAGGGCTTAAAGCCTCCCTCCCTGTTAGTTCTGTGACAGCCCAGGTGCCTTGAGCCTGCACAGGCCTGAGCCAGCAGCTACCGTCTTGAGGGCTGCAGTTGGCTCAGAGGAGCAGAGAACAGGCTTCCACAATCTCATGGTGCCTCCAGATGAGGTGATAAGGATAGGGTGTGAACTGCAGGTGCCCAAGGAGGTGCCCTGATGGTGCTATGCCTCTCTTGCTCCCAGCCTGCTGAAGGTCCATCTGCAGCTGCATGGGTTCAGCGTGTTCATAGATGTGGAGAAGCTGGAGGCGGGGAAGTTTGAGGACAAGCTGATCCAGAGCGTGATGAGCGCCCGCAACTTCGTGCTGGTTCTCTCGCCAAACACGCTGGATAAGTGCATGGGGGACCCTGACCGCAAGGACTGGGTGCACAAGGTGAGAACTCCTGGGCAGGAGCTCAGAGGGACTTGGTGGCACCGCAGGAGTGGGAGGGGCTAGAAATGGCTCTGGCTGCCATGCAGGAGCCATGGGCTAAGCTCTGGGCTTTCCCCGCAGGAGATTGTGACGGCCCTGAGCTGTGGGAAGAACATCATCCCAGTGGCTGACCATTTTGAGTGGCCTGATC
Proteins encoded in this region:
- the SARM1 gene encoding NAD(+) hydrolase SARM1 isoform X1; the encoded protein is MVLTLLVSIYKLCRFFAMSSSERLSVPEYMSHACLWSGVGAAHNHREVSPGVSMDVQVVLDRILPDLHLAISSLKQAADPQDLRKGIAEIFQLVEEAWVMPTLGRDVAKALCDVIRLEGGLDLLLNLLQATELETKCEASKLLEQILVAENRDRIARIGLGVILNLTKERDSPQVACSLSGILEHMFKHTEETCFQLISDGGLDTILYWCRWTDPVVLRHCAMALANCAMYGGQANQRLMIEKNTAEWLFPLVFSKDDELIRLHACLAITVLATNKEIEKEVERSGTLALVEPFIASLDPEQFACDLLDSSDNSQGRTAKDLQHLVPLLDSSRLEAQCIALFYLCIEAAIKARQKKTKIFSEIGAAQSLKRIVCYSTNTTASSLAKKALRMMGEEVPRRILPTVSSWKPIEVQTWLQQTGFNKYCQSFLEHEVDGDLLLRLTETDLREDLGMASSIIRKRFFRELTELKTYANYSTCDRSNLADWLGSIDPKFRQYTYNLVTCGIDRNFLHRVTEEQLQEDCCIDVGFHRVRILSAAREMLHSPLPCSGCKSTSEGPDVFISYRRSTGSQLASLLKVHLQLHGFSVFIDVEKLEAGKFEDKLIQSVMSARNFVLVLSPNTLDKCMGDPDRKDWVHKEIVTALSCGKNIIPVADHFEWPDPQDLPEDMRAVLKFNGIKWSHEYQEATIEKIIRFLQGRSSRDSSAGSENSLECAAPLGQTYSQAAPPHIL
- the SARM1 gene encoding NAD(+) hydrolase SARM1 isoform X2; protein product: MVLTLLVSIYKLCRFFAMSSSERLSVPEYMSHACLWSGVGAAHNHREVSPGVSMDVQVVLDRILPDLHLAISSLKQAADPQDLRKGIAEIFQLVEEAWVMPTLGRDVAKALCDVIRLEGGLDLLLNLLQATELETKCEASKLLEQILVAENRDRIARIGLGVILNLTKERDSPQVACSLSGILEHMFKHTEETCFQLISDGGLDTILYWCRWTDPVVLRHCAMALANCAMYGGQANQRLMIEKNTAEWLFPLVFSKDDELIRLHACLAITVLATNKEIEKEVERSGTLALVEPFIASLDPEQFACDLLDSSDNSQGRTAKDLQHLVPLLDSSRLEAQCIALFYLCIEAAIKARQKKTKIFSEIGAAQSLKRIVCYSTNTTASSLAKKALRMMGEEVPRRILPTVSSWKPIEVQTWLQQTGFNKYCQSFLEHEVDGDLLLRLTETDLREDLGMASSIIRKRFFRELTELKTYANYSTCDRSNLADWLGSIDPKFRQYTYNLVTCGIDRNFLHRVTEEQLQEDCCIDVGFHRVRILSAAREMLHSPLPCSGCKSTSEGPDVFISYRRSTGSQLASLLKVHLQLHGFSVFIDVEKLEAGKFEDKLIQSVMSARNFVLVLSPNTLDKCMGDPDRKDWVHKEIVTALSCGKNIIPVADHFEWPDPQDLPEDMRAVLKFNGIKAATAAATAERKAGVERQAHRSVNSAQHSVYRNCRQPEGLEPPTPVLNGLLSPSNYIH